The sequence below is a genomic window from Thioclava nitratireducens.
GTCTGGGGCGGCGTCCTCGGGTTGGTTTTCCTGTCGCCACTGGTCGGGGCAGTGGTGGGCGCCGGGGCCGGGGTGATCTCGGGCAAATTCACGGATGTCGGGCTGAATACCTCCTTCCTGCGCGAGGCGGGAGAGAGCCTGCCGGAAGGCGGCTCTGCGGTTTTCATCATGCTTAAGAAAGCCAGCGCCGCCGAAGTGCTCGACCGAATGCGGACACTGGGCCATGCAAGCGGCCGCGTGCTGCAGATTCCCCTCCCGGAAGATTTCCACGAACGGCTGGAAGTCGCGCTCTCCTCCGGGGGCACCACGGCCTTCACCGGCGAGGAAATCAGCGAAGGCTCGACCGGCAGCCTTGCTCGTATGGTCGGCCCCTCTGCGCTCTGAATTGGCCCGTCGCCGGGCTGCCACTTTTTAATCCTATGTTAATTTTGCGCCTTGCAGGCGCCTTCGTGTCGCCCAGATCGCTGCTTACCACGTAACGAATAACCAATAATAACGTTACCAGGGCAGTAAAGATGGCGACTTATTACGATCAGTTCTACGTCATGGACCCGGGCAATCCGCCCACCGCAGGCACCGCCCTGTCTCCGACGACATTTGAAATCGTCGACAGGAACAACGACAACTGGATATCAAGCAGCAACGGTGCCCGCGACACGATCAACGGCCAACGCGTCACCGATGTCTGGCGCGGCGACACGATCACGATCGAACGTGCGAACGGCGTACAGGAAACGATCACCGGCGATACGTTCTACCTGCGCGACGGGACGGCCGTGTTTACGCCCTCGGACGGTACGATCCTCCACAACGCGACCTTCGTCAGCTCGACCTACGTCACGCAAAGCACGCAGGCCCCTGTCGGCGACCTCGGACCCGCCTGTTTTCTCGCCGGCACGCGGATCGAGACACCCACTGGTCCGCGTGCGGTCGAAACGCTCTCGGCAGGCGATCTCGTCTCAACCGAAGACGAAGGGCCGCAGCCGCTCCTTTGGGCGGGGGGACGGGTCTGCCGTGGCGCCGGCCTTTACGCGCCGGTCCGCTTCGCCGCCGGTGCCATTGGCAACGAACGTCCGCTCTACGTATCGCAGGAACACCGGATGTTGCTGCGCGGCTGGCGCGCCGAGATCGCCTGCGCGGATAGCGAGGTGCTGATCGCCGCAAAGCATCTGGTGAATGGCAAAAGCGTGCGGATCGAGCCGAGGGCAACCGTCCGCTATCGCCATCTGCTTTTCGCGCGGCATCATATTCTGATTGCCGAAGGTGCGCCGAGCGAGAGCCTCTTTCCAGGGAATATGATCCTCGACGAAGATCGCGACCTCGCGCAGGAGATCCGCACCGCGTGGACAGCCGTCTCAGACGCACCGATCGAAACCATGGTAACGGCGCGACAGGTGGCACGCGGGCCGGAATTGGCGCTCCTTGTCGCTTGACCCCTCGGGGCACGCTGTGACTTATACGCGCATGGCAAAGAGCACGAAAAAAACGGGCAGAAAGCCCGCCAAACGCAGCACGAAATCGAGTGTCTCCACCCGCATGCGAGCGCCGTTTCGCGGTGCTCTTAAATGGGCGCTGCGCGGCCTGCTCGGTCTCGTCGCGCTCGTGCTCGTGCTTATGGTTCTTTTCAAGTTCGTTAACCCACCGACCACCTGGACGATTTGGAGCGAACGCCAGCGGCTCGGTGCGGTGGATCAGAAATGGGTGCCGCTCGAGGATATTGCGCCGGTGCTTGCCCGGTCGGTCGTCGCGGCGGAGGATGCCAATTTCTGCAATCACTGGGGATTCGACATGCGCGCGATCCGCAAGGCGATCGACGATGGCGCCAATCGCGGCGCCTCGACGATCACCCAGCAGACCGTGAAGAACGTGTTCCTCTGGCAGGGCCGAAGCTGGCTGCGCAAGGCGCTGGAGGCGTCTATGACACCGCTCGCCGAAGCGATCTGGGGCAAGAGACGGATTTTGGAAATCTATCTTAACGTCGCCGAGTTCGATGAGGGAGCGTTCGGGGTGGATGCTGCGGCGCATCGCTATTTCCGCAGCACACCCGACAAGCTGAGCGCCCGGCAATCCGCGCTGATCGCAGGCGTCCTGCCGGACCCGAAGGACCGTTCGGCAGCGAAGCCCGGCAGCTTCCTGTCGCGCCGCGCGCGTTCGATCATGGATGGCGCGGCGACGATCCAGAAAGACGGCCGCGCCAGTTGCTTCGAGTGATCATTCGGCCGGTTCTGTCATCGGCCGCATGACCGCGAACAGCTCCGCCACCTTGATGCCGAATTTGCGCATCTGCGAACGGTTCAGAAGCGTCCCGTCCGGCATCAGGTAAATCCAGTCGGTCACGTCGAGCACATGGCCGCCCGCGTCTTCCGGCAGCCGCAGCCGGTACCGCATCCGCAGCGCGTTGCCCGACTGCTCCATCTCGGCGCGGCCTTCGATATCGTCGGCGGTCGAGCTGATCTCGCCGTTCGGCCCGAACTGAATATTCCATGCCCGGCTCTGGCGCCGCCCCGAGGCATATTCGAACTCTTCCTCGATTACGCCACCGTCATTGGTGAACCGCCCCGTCATCACAGCGCGGAAGCGGGAGGTGACGCGGCCGTCGGGCCCGTAGATCATGCCGTGCGCCTCGACAGGACCGTCGAAGGCCCGCCGGATGTCGAATTCCGGACTCTCTGCCGCGTAATCCGCAGATTTCTGCGCCGGGAAAGAGAAGAAGAAGTGTCGGACCAGCAAAGCCGCAAAGATCAGGGCCGCGACGACAATTAACAATTTCAGCATCATGTTACGCCCTCGCATGTGCCAGTTGCACCTGAACGACATCGGTATGGCCGACCGCGAAAGCCGCCGCGCAGGCTTCGAGATAGTAGGCCCAGTTGCGCAGGAATTCCGGGCCAAAGCCCAGCTCGGCAGCCCGCGCGCTGCGCTCTTTCAAGCGGGCGGCCCATTGCCGGCAGGTCTCGGCATAGTCTTGCCCGAAAGCGAAGCTGTCCTTCACCGCCAGGCCCGCCTTCGCCGCCTGATCCCGTATCACGCCGTCCGACAGGAGCATCCCGCCGGGGAAGGTGTATTGCCGGATGAAATCCGAGGTCTGGCGATATTTCGGAAAGTAGGAATCAGACACTGTTATGGCCTGAATCATTGCCGAACCGCCCTCCGCCAGCCGCTCTTTCAGAGTACGGAAATAGTTCGGCCAGTAGCGCTCTCCGACCGCTTCGATCATCTCGATGGAGACGATATGATCGAACTGCCCCGGCGTACGGCGATAGTCCTGAAGCCGGATATCCGCGCGCCCGTCGAGCCGCGCATCGGCATAGCCTTTCTGACTGGGAGAGATCGTGATGCCGGTGACGTGGCGCCCCTGCTCGGCCGCGCGTTCGGCGAAATGTCCCCAGCCGCAGCCGATCTCCAGCACCTGCTCCCCCTCACCCATCCGGTCGAGAATGCGATCGAGCTTGCGGTTTTGGGCCCGGTGCAGATCGCTGTCGCCCGGCGCGAAAAGCGCCGACGAATAGCTCATCCCTTCATCGAGCCAGAGTTGATAAAACTCATTTCCGACATCGTAATGCGCCCGAATGTTGCGCGAAGCGCCACGCAGCGAATTGGCCCGCATCAACCGGTCGATCAGGCGGAATTTCAGGTTCGACCAGAAGCCCGCATAGGCATAGCCGTCGACCACATCGAGGTTCTTCAGCGCGAGAGAAAGAAGCGCCTCGATCGAGGAGGTCTCCCATAGCCCCGCAATATAGGCCTCGCCCAGGCCGACATCGCCGCGAGACGCCATCGCCACCACGGCTTGCCAGTCGCGGATTTCCATATCGGCCTGCGGCTCTCCGTGACCAAAGCGGCGAGCGGTGCCGTCGGGCAGGCGCAAATAGAGGGTCCCATGCTCGATCTTCTCGCATGTGGCGAGGAATTCGCTGCGGATGCGGTTGGTCAGGAAAGGCATCATTGGCTGATCTCCTCGGTCGGGGGTGTGCGCCGCGGCAGGTAGCGGGCGCCTTTGAGCTTGAGCCGCAGGGCCTGCCAGTAGATCAGGCCGAGCGTGCGGATTGGGGTGAGCGGACGGCGCAGCGCCATCCCGAGAAGTGCCGCCGAGGTGAGTGGACGCCGGTCGGTCACGAGGGTCGCAACCACGCCTTCTTCTCCATTTCGGTGGTCGATGCGGATACGGATATGTTCCGTCCGGATATCGAAGCGGAAGCGATACTCACCCGCGATCGTCTGGAACGGGGAAACATGGAAGATCTTCGCGGCGTGAAGCTCGGTTTCCGCAGAAATAGGGTCGAAATCTGGGGTGGCGCAGAGATAGGAGTGACGATCACCGAAAGTGTTGTTCACCTCCGCGATAACGGCGCGCAGGTCGTCTTGCGCATCATAGGCCAGCCAGAAATTCACAGGGTTGAACCCAGCCCCGAGAATTTTCGGTTGGGTCAGAAGGCGGAGCTTCGCGATCTCCGGCGCACCGAGCCGAGAGAGCTGCTTGCGGACCCACTCCGCGCCTTCCCCATGATGAGGCGTCCCACCATAGTCCTTGTCCTGCACCGTCGCGAGGTTGCGCCCACGTCGTGAGAATACTCTTGGCCAGGGGCCCCGCGAATCCGGATCGATCAGCACGTAATCGACGTGATAGCGGAACTGGTGCGCAATTGCGCCCCGCCGGGCATGGACCGTGTGACCGGGACAGAATTCGCCACTCATGCGGGCACCTTCTCGAACTTGATCTGCGGCTGCGCCCCGCGATTGAGCTCGCGCGCAACCCGAACCGCCGAGGCGAACCCGTCCTCGTGGAAGCCATGACGTAGCCACGCCCCTGCAAACCAGGTCCGATTCAGACCCTGTATCGCCTGGATTTCGCCCTGCGCCCGCAACGCCGCGCGGTCGAAGACCGGGTGCCAGAAGACCTCGTGGTCGTAGATCTTTTCCTCGGCAATTGGTGTGTCGGGGTTCAGTGTGACAAAGAGCGGATCGCGCTCGGGGATGTTCTGCAACTTGTTCATCCAATAGGTCACACCAAGCCGCGTCTCGCTCGCACGGGTCTGCGCCTGGTAGACCCAGCTCGACCAACAAGCGCGCCGACGCGGCATCTGCGCCTCGTCGCGATGAAGATATACATCGTTTGGCTGATAGCGGACCGCCGAAAGCGCGGCCTGCTCCTGCGGGGTCGGCTTGGCCAGCAGCTTGAGCGCCTGATCGGAATGGGTGGCGATGATCACCTGGTCGAACTGATCCGGAAGGGCCTTTTCCGCCAAAATGGCCACCGAATTTCGCTCCCGCTTGATCGCGGTGACCGGGGTACCGGTGCGGAATTCGACACCACGCAGACGCAAGGCCGCCTCCAGCCGCTTTACATATTCGATCGACCCGCCCGAGACTGTCCACCACTGATGCTGACCGGTCGCCGACAACAGCGCGTGGTTCTCGAAGAAGCGCAGCAGGCTTTTCGCGGGAAACGCGCCGATCTGATCGGCGGGCGTGGACCAGATCGCCCCGCAAATCGGCAGCAGGTAATAGCGCCGGAACCAGTCGCCTAAGTTCAACTCGTCCAGCAGGCCGTCGATCGTCACGTCGTCACTCTGCGCGACCGAGACGGCTTTCGCATTGAACTTCGCGATATCCGCGACCATCCGCAGAAAGCCCGGCCGGGCGAGGTTGCGCTTTTGCGCCACAAGGCTGTTCAGATCGCGCAGCGCATATTCGAGGCGGCCTTGATCGATCGTCACGCCAAAGCTCATGTCGGATTTCTCGACGGGCACGTCGAGCTCGGAGAACAGGCGCGTCAGATGGGGATAATTCGCGTAGTTGAAGACGATGAAACCGGTATCGACCGGCTGATCGCCGTTGCGCCCCGCGACGATCGTCCGCGAATGCCCACCGAGCCGCGGCTCCGCCTCGTAGACGGTAACGCGGTTCTGCGGCGCGAGTTGCCAAGCCGCGGCCAGACCGGAAATCCCCGAGCCGATGATCGCGATGCGTTGCGCCTGTGGATGCACGGCATCAAATGACATTCGAATTCTCCCAAGCTCTTGAAGGCTTAACGGTGCATATTACCGTTTGGATCAGAAGTTTTTTCGCGACTCATGTGAACCAGATTCCCATAAGCTGCGTATCGGTCACATGCTGAGAGATGCGACCATCAACTTCGACACCACGGGGACCCCGCCAATCGCGGCGGGACATACCTTTGCCGGGAAGAGTATGGACGACAAGAATTCAGCGAAACCGACGCCAGAGGCGGCATGCGAGCAGACCGACTGGCTCGTCGCCGTTCGTGACAGGCGTGACAAGATGGCCTTCGCGCGGCTTTACGATCACTTCTCGCCGCGGCTGAAGGGGATGCTGGTGCGCTCTGGCATGTCGCAGGCGGCGGCGGAGGATGTGGTGCAGGACGTGATGCTCACGATCTGGCGCAAGGCTCATCTTTATGACGAAACGCGGGCGCGCGCCTCGGCATGGATCTACCGAATTGCGCGCAATCGGCAGATCGATGTGATCCGAAGACGGCCCCGGCCCGTTCCAGACGAGCTGGTCGCCGAAGCGGAAACGCGGGAAACCCGAGAAGCCGACGCGGCGATCGGGTTGGAACAGGAAGCGGCGCAGCTGCGTGAAGCGATCAAGGCTCTGCCCGAAGCGCAGCGCGACATTATCGAGCGGGCCTACGTGGGGGAACTCACACAGGCCGAAATACGCGAGGCAACCGGCCTCGCACTTGGGACGATCAAATCGCGGATCCGGCTCGCGCTGGAGAAGCTTAGACACGAGTTAAGGGATCTGAGAGACGAATGACGGAGATTACGCATCATTTGCCCGATTGGTTGGTTCGGTCTTACGCGACCGGCTCGCTGGGTCATGCGTTTTCGCTGGTCGTCGCGGCGCATGTGAGCCAGTGCGACGAGTGTCGCGCACGGCTTGAAGCAGAGGAACTGGCAGGCGGGCTGGTTCTGGACGAGCTTGAAGGCATGGCGCCGAGCGACGATTTGCGGCGACGTGTGTTTGATGGGCTGGACGACGACGATGTGATCGTCGCGGCGCAACCCGCGCGCGCAGGAATCTATCCGGGCGCCGTGGTCGAGGCGATGGGCGCGGACAACCCGCGCTGGCGTGCCTTGGGCGGCGGCATCAAGCAGGCCATTCTGAGCGAGGACAAAGAGGGGTCGGCCCGGCTTCTCTACATCCCGCCAGGAATGGCGGTGCCCGATCATACCCATGGCGGCCTGGAACTGACCATGGTTCTGCAGGGCTCCTTCTCGGACGAAACCGGGCGCTTTGGCGTGGGCGATGTGGAAGTGGCGGATGACGATCTCGACCACACGCCGATCGCGGGGATGGAAGATGTCTGCATCTGCCTCGCCGCGACCGATGCGCCGCTGAAGTTCAAGGGGCTCCTGCCGCGCCTACTGCAGCCGATTTTCCGGATTTGAGACCCTAAATCAGGCGAAACACGGCCCCAATCCAAAGGGCAAGCGTAGCCGCCCGGCTTTGGCGATAGAGCCTCAGCCGGGCGGCCTCTTTCATTCGGGTCGAAAAACCTGCCTCGCGCATATTCAAGAAGCGGTTGAAAATGGTCCGGTTTTCGGGCGTGAACCGATGCGCGGAGGCGGTAAGCGCCGCGCATTGGACATCGATCCAACCACGCCATTCACCCTTCAGCAGCCGCTTCAACCGAGAGAGCTTTGCACGCATCGTGAGGTTCGCACCTTCCGCGTTGTGGCCATGCTGTCGATAGAGAAGCGTAGGTTCCGCATCATAGACGACCCGGACGCCGCAGCCAGTGAACAGTTGATAAATCCACCAGTCATGGCGCGGCGCGACCTGCAATTCGCGCGCCGCAGAGATGGCGAGCTCGGCCCCGGCCGGGTTCAGGAGGATCGTGTTACCGGCCGCGATATTCTGGACCAGAGCGTTACGGAACGATGGCCGATGTGGATGTCGCGCCGAAAGGTGTTTGTTTCCCAAATTAGCGTCACAGACCCATGTGCGGCTGCAATAGAGAGCAGGTTTACCCTCGTCCAAGGCCGCAATCCCCCGCGCGAGCCGATCCGGCAACCAAACATCATCCTGATCGCAGAAGGCGATGAACTCGGTCGTGGCGGGGTCCACGCCGCTCAGAAGAGATAGGAAATTCACCCCCGCTCCTTTTTGCGGCCCGGCTACAATCCTTACCTCATGGCTCCGCGCGAACTCTGCCAATAGATCGTGTGCGGCATCGCTTCGGCTGTCGTCCCCAACAATCAGCCGCCACTCAGGATGCGTCTGCGTCGCGAGGCTTTCGAGCTGATCGCGCAACTCCGGGCCCGGATCGCGTGTCGCCATCAGGATCGTGACCCGTGCCATTGACCATCACTCGATCAGGCGCAGCAGATACTCGCCATAGCTGTTCTTGCCGAACTCATTAGCGCGATCTTTCAGTTGCTCGCCACTGATCCAGCCTTTCTCGAAGGCGATCTCGTCGGGCGAACCGCTTTGCAGGCCTTGTCGCTCTTCCAGCGTTCGCACGAAGTTCCCCGCATCGAGCAGGCTGCCATGCGTTCCGGTGTCGAGCCAGGCAAAGCCCCGGCCCATCTGGGTGACCGAGAGCGCGCCGTCATGTAGGTAGGTTTCCAGAAGCGAGGTGATCTCCAACTCGCCCCGAGCGGACGGCGTGATCGTCTTGGCGCGGTCCGGAGCGGTCTCGTCGAGGAAATAGAGCCCCGTGACCGCGAATTGCGAGGGCGGCACTTCGGGCTTCTCGATGATCGCACGCACTTTGCCGCTGTCGTCGAAATCCACCACGCCGTAGCGTTCGGGATCGCGGACGCGGTAGCCGAAGACGGTGCCGCCCTCTGTGGTCGCATTCGCCGCTTTCAGGATCTTGCCGAGACCCGCGCCGAAGAAGATGTTGTCGCCCAGAACCATCGCCGAAGGGCTGCCCGCGAGAAAATCTTCAGCCAGCAGATAGGCCTGCGCCAGACCGTCGGGCGAGGGCTGGGTGATATAGGTCAGGCTCAGCCCCCATTGGCTGCCATCGCCGAGCGTGCGGATGAACTGCTCCTGATCATGCGGCGTGGTGATCACCGCGATCTCGCGAATACCGGCCAGCATCAGGGTGGTCAGCGGGTAGTAGATCATCGGCTTGTCGTAGACCGGCAGAAGCTGTTTTGAGACGCCCATCGTGATCGGATAGAGTCGCGTGCCCGAGCCGCCCGCCAGAATGATCCCCTTGCGCGTCATATCGCCCCCAATTCGGTCAAAACCTCGTCCAATCCCGAACTCCAATCGGGTCTGTTCAGGCCGAACACGGCCAGATCGCTGCAGTCGAGCCGCGAATTGAGCGGCCGTTTCGCGGGCGTCGGATAATCGGCGGTGGGGATATCCTCCACCGTCACGCCGCGCCCGGCCCGCGCGAAGATCTCCCGCGCGAAGCCTGCCCAACTTACATCGGGAGAGCCTGAGAAATGGTAAACGCCGCTCTTCTTGGGCGCGCGCTGCAGTTCCTTCGCGATGGTCAGGCAAGCCTCGGCGATGGCCTTGGCCGGTGTCGGTCCACCGATCTGGTCGGCGACGATCGTCAGGCGCTCGCGGCTTTCCGACAGGCGCAGCATCGTCTTCACAAAATTCCCGCCATGGGATGAGAAGACCCAGCTCGTGCGCAGGATGGCGAAGGGGCCGCCTGCGGCCCGGATCGCCTGTTCTCCGGCGAGCTTGGTGCGGCCATAGGCGCCCAGCGGATCGGTCGGATCGGTCGGCTCGAACGGCGCGTCGCCCGAGCCGTCGAAGACGTAATCGGTGGAGATGTGAATGAGCGGGATGTCGAGGTCGCGGCAGGCCTTGGCCATCGCCGCGGGCGCATCACCATTGACCACCTGGGCGAGCGCCTCCTCTTCTTCAGCTTTGTCCACGGCGGTATAGGCGGCGGCGTTGATCACCGCCTCGGGCTTGGCTTCCCGGATCGCCTCTGCGGCGGCACCGGGATCACGCAAATCGACCCTATTCCGGCCTAAGAACGCCGCATCGGGGGCGAGGCGTTGCAACTCCTGCGCGACTTGGCCGGTCTGTCCGAAGACGAGGATCATGCCTTGCCCAGCCTTTCACCGACGCCGTGCCGGTCCAGCAGCGGGCGCCACCAGTCCTCGTTCTCGAGATACCAGCGCACGGTGCGCTCGAGCCCCTCTTCAACGGTGACGCTCGGCCGCCAGCCCAGCTCCTCGCGGATGCGGGTGGGGTCGATCGCGTAGCGGGCATCGTGGCCGGGGCGGTCGGTGACGAAAGTGATCAGATCGGCATAGGGCGCGTCGCCCGGACGCAGCTTGTCGAGAATGGTGCAGATCGTCTGGACCAGTTCGAGGTTCGACCGCTCGTTCTCACCCCCGATATTGTAGCTGCGGCCCAAAGTGCCCTTCTCCAGCACCAGAAGCAGTGCATCGGCGTGGTCCTCGACATAGAGCCAGTCGCGCACGTTGGACCCGTCGCCATAGATCGGCAGCGGCTTGCCCGCGAGCGCGTTCAAAATCACGACCGGGATCAGCTTTTCCGGGAAGTGATAGGGGCCGTAATTGTTCGAGCAGTTCGTGAGCACGACCGGCAGGCCATAGGTCTCGTGCCAGGCGCGCACGAGATGGTCCGAGCCCGCTTTCGAGGCGGAATAGGGACTATTTGGGGCGTAAGGCGTCTCTTCGGTGAACTGGCCGGTGGCCCCAAGCGTGCCATAGACCTCGTCGGTCGAGATGTGATGGAAGCGGAAGCTCTCGGGGCGGCCCGCTCCCTCCCAAAAGCTGCGCGCCGCCTGCAGCATGTTGTAGGTGCCCATCACGTTCGTCTCGATGAAAGCGCCGGGACCGTCGATCGAGCGATCCACGTGGCTTTCGGCGGCGAGATGCATCACCGCGTC
It includes:
- the rfbA gene encoding glucose-1-phosphate thymidylyltransferase RfbA, with amino-acid sequence MTRKGIILAGGSGTRLYPITMGVSKQLLPVYDKPMIYYPLTTLMLAGIREIAVITTPHDQEQFIRTLGDGSQWGLSLTYITQPSPDGLAQAYLLAEDFLAGSPSAMVLGDNIFFGAGLGKILKAANATTEGGTVFGYRVRDPERYGVVDFDDSGKVRAIIEKPEVPPSQFAVTGLYFLDETAPDRAKTITPSARGELEITSLLETYLHDGALSVTQMGRGFAWLDTGTHGSLLDAGNFVRTLEERQGLQSGSPDEIAFEKGWISGEQLKDRANEFGKNSYGEYLLRLIE
- the mtgA gene encoding monofunctional biosynthetic peptidoglycan transglycosylase, with product MAKSTKKTGRKPAKRSTKSSVSTRMRAPFRGALKWALRGLLGLVALVLVLMVLFKFVNPPTTWTIWSERQRLGAVDQKWVPLEDIAPVLARSVVAAEDANFCNHWGFDMRAIRKAIDDGANRGASTITQQTVKNVFLWQGRSWLRKALEASMTPLAEAIWGKRRILEIYLNVAEFDEGAFGVDAAAHRYFRSTPDKLSARQSALIAGVLPDPKDRSAAKPGSFLSRRARSIMDGAATIQKDGRASCFE
- a CDS encoding glycosyltransferase; this encodes MARVTILMATRDPGPELRDQLESLATQTHPEWRLIVGDDSRSDAAHDLLAEFARSHEVRIVAGPQKGAGVNFLSLLSGVDPATTEFIAFCDQDDVWLPDRLARGIAALDEGKPALYCSRTWVCDANLGNKHLSARHPHRPSFRNALVQNIAAGNTILLNPAGAELAISAARELQVAPRHDWWIYQLFTGCGVRVVYDAEPTLLYRQHGHNAEGANLTMRAKLSRLKRLLKGEWRGWIDVQCAALTASAHRFTPENRTIFNRFLNMREAGFSTRMKEAARLRLYRQSRAATLALWIGAVFRLI
- a CDS encoding SAM-dependent methyltransferase; the protein is MPFLTNRIRSEFLATCEKIEHGTLYLRLPDGTARRFGHGEPQADMEIRDWQAVVAMASRGDVGLGEAYIAGLWETSSIEALLSLALKNLDVVDGYAYAGFWSNLKFRLIDRLMRANSLRGASRNIRAHYDVGNEFYQLWLDEGMSYSSALFAPGDSDLHRAQNRKLDRILDRMGEGEQVLEIGCGWGHFAERAAEQGRHVTGITISPSQKGYADARLDGRADIRLQDYRRTPGQFDHIVSIEMIEAVGERYWPNYFRTLKERLAEGGSAMIQAITVSDSYFPKYRQTSDFIRQYTFPGGMLLSDGVIRDQAAKAGLAVKDSFAFGQDYAETCRQWAARLKERSARAAELGFGPEFLRNWAYYLEACAAAFAVGHTDVVQVQLAHARA
- a CDS encoding ChrR family anti-sigma-E factor gives rise to the protein MTEITHHLPDWLVRSYATGSLGHAFSLVVAAHVSQCDECRARLEAEELAGGLVLDELEGMAPSDDLRRRVFDGLDDDDVIVAAQPARAGIYPGAVVEAMGADNPRWRALGGGIKQAILSEDKEGSARLLYIPPGMAVPDHTHGGLELTMVLQGSFSDETGRFGVGDVEVADDDLDHTPIAGMEDVCICLAATDAPLKFKGLLPRLLQPIFRI
- a CDS encoding DUF3833 domain-containing protein, translated to MMLKLLIVVAALIFAALLVRHFFFSFPAQKSADYAAESPEFDIRRAFDGPVEAHGMIYGPDGRVTSRFRAVMTGRFTNDGGVIEEEFEYASGRRQSRAWNIQFGPNGEISSTADDIEGRAEMEQSGNALRMRYRLRLPEDAGGHVLDVTDWIYLMPDGTLLNRSQMRKFGIKVAELFAVMRPMTEPAE
- a CDS encoding NAD(P)/FAD-dependent oxidoreductase; translated protein: MSFDAVHPQAQRIAIIGSGISGLAAAWQLAPQNRVTVYEAEPRLGGHSRTIVAGRNGDQPVDTGFIVFNYANYPHLTRLFSELDVPVEKSDMSFGVTIDQGRLEYALRDLNSLVAQKRNLARPGFLRMVADIAKFNAKAVSVAQSDDVTIDGLLDELNLGDWFRRYYLLPICGAIWSTPADQIGAFPAKSLLRFFENHALLSATGQHQWWTVSGGSIEYVKRLEAALRLRGVEFRTGTPVTAIKRERNSVAILAEKALPDQFDQVIIATHSDQALKLLAKPTPQEQAALSAVRYQPNDVYLHRDEAQMPRRRACWSSWVYQAQTRASETRLGVTYWMNKLQNIPERDPLFVTLNPDTPIAEEKIYDHEVFWHPVFDRAALRAQGEIQAIQGLNRTWFAGAWLRHGFHEDGFASAVRVARELNRGAQPQIKFEKVPA
- a CDS encoding DUF1365 domain-containing protein, with translation MSGEFCPGHTVHARRGAIAHQFRYHVDYVLIDPDSRGPWPRVFSRRGRNLATVQDKDYGGTPHHGEGAEWVRKQLSRLGAPEIAKLRLLTQPKILGAGFNPVNFWLAYDAQDDLRAVIAEVNNTFGDRHSYLCATPDFDPISAETELHAAKIFHVSPFQTIAGEYRFRFDIRTEHIRIRIDHRNGEEGVVATLVTDRRPLTSAALLGMALRRPLTPIRTLGLIYWQALRLKLKGARYLPRRTPPTEEISQ
- the rfbD gene encoding dTDP-4-dehydrorhamnose reductase → MILVFGQTGQVAQELQRLAPDAAFLGRNRVDLRDPGAAAEAIREAKPEAVINAAAYTAVDKAEEEEALAQVVNGDAPAAMAKACRDLDIPLIHISTDYVFDGSGDAPFEPTDPTDPLGAYGRTKLAGEQAIRAAGGPFAILRTSWVFSSHGGNFVKTMLRLSESRERLTIVADQIGGPTPAKAIAEACLTIAKELQRAPKKSGVYHFSGSPDVSWAGFAREIFARAGRGVTVEDIPTADYPTPAKRPLNSRLDCSDLAVFGLNRPDWSSGLDEVLTELGAI
- a CDS encoding sigma-70 family RNA polymerase sigma factor; translated protein: MDQKFFRDSCEPDSHKLRIGHMLRDATINFDTTGTPPIAAGHTFAGKSMDDKNSAKPTPEAACEQTDWLVAVRDRRDKMAFARLYDHFSPRLKGMLVRSGMSQAAAEDVVQDVMLTIWRKAHLYDETRARASAWIYRIARNRQIDVIRRRPRPVPDELVAEAETRETREADAAIGLEQEAAQLREAIKALPEAQRDIIERAYVGELTQAEIREATGLALGTIKSRIRLALEKLRHELRDLRDE
- a CDS encoding Hint domain-containing protein codes for the protein MATYYDQFYVMDPGNPPTAGTALSPTTFEIVDRNNDNWISSSNGARDTINGQRVTDVWRGDTITIERANGVQETITGDTFYLRDGTAVFTPSDGTILHNATFVSSTYVTQSTQAPVGDLGPACFLAGTRIETPTGPRAVETLSAGDLVSTEDEGPQPLLWAGGRVCRGAGLYAPVRFAAGAIGNERPLYVSQEHRMLLRGWRAEIACADSEVLIAAKHLVNGKSVRIEPRATVRYRHLLFARHHILIAEGAPSESLFPGNMILDEDRDLAQEIRTAWTAVSDAPIETMVTARQVARGPELALLVA
- the rfbB gene encoding dTDP-glucose 4,6-dehydratase, whose product is MKILVTGGAGFIGSAVVRLAVSRGHEVVNLDALTYAACLENVAPVSGSPLYAFEQADIRDPQALAAIFARHKPDAVMHLAAESHVDRSIDGPGAFIETNVMGTYNMLQAARSFWEGAGRPESFRFHHISTDEVYGTLGATGQFTEETPYAPNSPYSASKAGSDHLVRAWHETYGLPVVLTNCSNNYGPYHFPEKLIPVVILNALAGKPLPIYGDGSNVRDWLYVEDHADALLLVLEKGTLGRSYNIGGENERSNLELVQTICTILDKLRPGDAPYADLITFVTDRPGHDARYAIDPTRIREELGWRPSVTVEEGLERTVRWYLENEDWWRPLLDRHGVGERLGKA
- a CDS encoding DUF1269 domain-containing protein, which translates into the protein MSELLVMAHETEAAGFAMREELTALEKEGFFRSQDIVVVTREQSGAVRVHENSNTVALGAIGGAVWGGVLGLVFLSPLVGAVVGAGAGVISGKFTDVGLNTSFLREAGESLPEGGSAVFIMLKKASAAEVLDRMRTLGHASGRVLQIPLPEDFHERLEVALSSGGTTAFTGEEISEGSTGSLARMVGPSAL